In one window of Juglans regia cultivar Chandler chromosome 3, Walnut 2.0, whole genome shotgun sequence DNA:
- the LOC108986259 gene encoding protein FAR1-RELATED SEQUENCE 5-like gives MVFDINEDLEGTTVVQDDEVRVEAPRSGMEFDSTKDLTAYYKQYAKQEGFGVRTQRTRKDDEGRPVYVTVGCARGGKYHPTNNNISKPRPTTRTDCKVIVNATLSKNDKWVFTTVENVHNHIIVSPKKIRLLRSHKHLDEYSQIIFDLNDRADIRMNKNFYSLVVNAGGFENLQFQEKDCRNFIDNTRHLRLGEGGGEALNQYFQRMRNRNDGFVSNMDLDDE, from the coding sequence ATGGTCTTCGACATAAATGAAGATTTAGAGGGTACCACTGTTGTCCAGGATGATGAGGTACGAGTTGAAGCACCAAGATCTGGGATGGAATTTGACAGTACGAAAGATCTTACAGCCTACTATAAGCAGTATGCGAAGCAAGAGGGTTTTGGTGTACGGACACAAAGGACTAGGAAAGATGATGAAGGGAGGCCTGTGTACGTGACTGTTGGTTGTGCCCGTGGCGGAAAGTACCATCCTACGAACAATAATATCTCGAAGCCACGACCAACAACTAGAACAGATTGTAAAGTGATAGTAAATGCGACATTGAGCAAGAATGATAAATGGGTTTTCACCACTGTTGAAAATGTGCACAACCACATAATTGTGAGCCCCAAGAAGATAAGATTATTGCGATCTCACAAACATCTAGATGAATATAGTCAAATAATCTTCGACCTGAATGATCGAGCCGATATACGAAtgaacaagaatttttattctcTTGTCGTTAATGCGGGGGGTTTTGAGAATCTTCAGTTTCAAGAGAAAGATTGTCGGAATTTCATTGACAATACTCGACATTTAAGGTTGGGTGAAGGTGGTGGCGAAGCACTTAATCAGTATTTCCAAAGAATGAGAAATCGGAATGATGGGTTCGTTTCTAACATGGACTTGGATGATGAGTGA
- the LOC108986264 gene encoding protein FAR-RED IMPAIRED RESPONSE 1-like isoform X2, which yields MSTTQRSESMNAFFDGYVHSGTTLKEFVDQFDNALRKKVEVETMADFNSNNQTIPCVSHFNIEKQFQMLYTKEKFKEVQRELLGLMCCNCSLVSTEGCILKYQVLDEISTDDHIKTLHFCVYYNEEEVEVKCTCALFQMRGILCGYALTVCQLKKINVLPDVYVLDRWRKDLKRTYTLLKSSYNDQRDRADARNYERVLKRCSKLATKISSDNEKISAFLRVVDEFETKCEGSTLESAYEQTKAKANVVLDKGKKILNPNVVRGKGKPPSKRKVPLVEKLATKRNKPTCRKILEDETQLGETPGSEQHQFDDGVDVGTQNSILTQSTPGGNEMCHHIDAHL from the exons ATGAGCACAACACAAAGGTcggaaagcatgaatgcatttttcgaTGGGTATGTCCATTCCGGTACCACGTTGAAGGAATTCGTTGACCAATTTGATAATGCTCTTAGAAAGAAGGTGGAGGTAGAGACAATGGCTGATTTCAATTCTAACAACCAAACTATTCCCTGCGTGTCCCATTTTAATATTGAGAAGCAGTttcaaatgttatatacaaAGGAAAAGTTCAAAGAGGTCCAAAGAGAGTTGTTGGGCCTAATGTGTTGTAATTGTTCGTTGGTAAGCACAGAAGGGTGCATTTTAAAATACCAAGTGTTGGATGAAATATCTACTGATGACCACATCAAAACACTCCATTTCTGTGTTTACTATAACGAAGAGGAGGTGGAGGTCAAATGCACGTGTGCACTGTTTCAGATGAGGGGGATTCTATGTGGGTATGCACTTACAGTTTGccagttgaaaaaaattaatgtgcTGCCAGATGTATATGTGTTGGATCGTTGGAGAAAGGACTTAAAGAGGACATACACATTACTCAAAAGTAGTTACAATGACCAGCGGGACAGAGCAGACGCACGGAATTATGAGCGGGTGCTTAAAAGATGTTCAAAATTAGCGACCAAAATATCCTCAGATAATGAAAAAATCAGTGCTTTCTTGCGTGttgttgatgagtttgagaCAAAATGTGAAGGTTCAACACTAGAGTCGGCATATGAACAAACGAAGGCCAAAGCAAATGTCGTCTTGGATAAGGGTAAGAAGATATTAAACCCCAACGTGGTTCGAGGAAAAGGGAAACCCCCAAGTAAGAGGAAGGTTCCACTAGTGGAAAAGTTGgcaacaaagagaaataaacCG ACTTGCAGGAAAATCTTGGAAGATGAAACACAATTGGGTGAGACACCGGGATCTGAACAACACCAATTTGATGATGGGGTTGATGTTGGAACACAAAACAGCATTCTTACACAATCAACTCCAGGGGGAAATGAG ATGTGTCACCATATCGATGCACACTTGTAA
- the LOC108986264 gene encoding protein FAR-RED IMPAIRED RESPONSE 1-like isoform X1 gives MSTTQRSESMNAFFDGYVHSGTTLKEFVDQFDNALRKKVEVETMADFNSNNQTIPCVSHFNIEKQFQMLYTKEKFKEVQRELLGLMCCNCSLVSTEGCILKYQVLDEISTDDHIKTLHFCVYYNEEEVEVKCTCALFQMRGILCGYALTVCQLKKINVLPDVYVLDRWRKDLKRTYTLLKSSYNDQRDRADARNYERVLKRCSKLATKISSDNEKISAFLRVVDEFETKCEGSTLESAYEQTKAKANVVLDKGKKILNPNVVRGKGKPPSKRKVPLVEKLATKRNKPTCRKILEDETQLGETPGSEQHQFDDGVDVGTQNSILTQSTPGGNEVNCVFSIIDNHV, from the exons ATGAGCACAACACAAAGGTcggaaagcatgaatgcatttttcgaTGGGTATGTCCATTCCGGTACCACGTTGAAGGAATTCGTTGACCAATTTGATAATGCTCTTAGAAAGAAGGTGGAGGTAGAGACAATGGCTGATTTCAATTCTAACAACCAAACTATTCCCTGCGTGTCCCATTTTAATATTGAGAAGCAGTttcaaatgttatatacaaAGGAAAAGTTCAAAGAGGTCCAAAGAGAGTTGTTGGGCCTAATGTGTTGTAATTGTTCGTTGGTAAGCACAGAAGGGTGCATTTTAAAATACCAAGTGTTGGATGAAATATCTACTGATGACCACATCAAAACACTCCATTTCTGTGTTTACTATAACGAAGAGGAGGTGGAGGTCAAATGCACGTGTGCACTGTTTCAGATGAGGGGGATTCTATGTGGGTATGCACTTACAGTTTGccagttgaaaaaaattaatgtgcTGCCAGATGTATATGTGTTGGATCGTTGGAGAAAGGACTTAAAGAGGACATACACATTACTCAAAAGTAGTTACAATGACCAGCGGGACAGAGCAGACGCACGGAATTATGAGCGGGTGCTTAAAAGATGTTCAAAATTAGCGACCAAAATATCCTCAGATAATGAAAAAATCAGTGCTTTCTTGCGTGttgttgatgagtttgagaCAAAATGTGAAGGTTCAACACTAGAGTCGGCATATGAACAAACGAAGGCCAAAGCAAATGTCGTCTTGGATAAGGGTAAGAAGATATTAAACCCCAACGTGGTTCGAGGAAAAGGGAAACCCCCAAGTAAGAGGAAGGTTCCACTAGTGGAAAAGTTGgcaacaaagagaaataaacCG ACTTGCAGGAAAATCTTGGAAGATGAAACACAATTGGGTGAGACACCGGGATCTGAACAACACCAATTTGATGATGGGGTTGATGTTGGAACACAAAACAGCATTCTTACACAATCAACTCCAGGGGGAAATGAGGTTAATTGTGTCTTTTCAATAATTGACAACCATGTATGA
- the LOC108986278 gene encoding uncharacterized protein LOC108986278, whose amino-acid sequence MFDTLRLKLSIHRREALRSAGGVIITMTSSQSSSLDNDFVMESPTCWCGLKTPLKTSYTKKNPGMRFFAYPKYNTGDARCKFFVWADIFQLLVENILLKENKAWKTWDDVLRREYAVRKREEKVREIAKNLKKEKRKLLCLY is encoded by the exons atgttcgACACACTCAGATTGAAGCTCTCAATCCACCGACGCGAAGCCCTCAGATCTGCGGGAGGGGTAAT AATCACCATGACATCTTCTCAATCATCATCTTTAGATAATGATTTTGTGATGGAGTCACCAActtgttggtgtggtttgaaaACGCCACTAAAGACGTCCTACACTAAGAAAAATcctggaatgagattttttgcCTACCCCAAGTATAATACG GGAGATGCGAGGTGTAAATTCTTCGTATGGGCGGATATTTTTCAGTTGTTAGTGGAGAACATATTATTAAAAGAGAATAAGGCCTGGAAGACATGGGATGATGTATTACGCCGCGAGTATGCCGTTcgaaaaagggaagaaaaagtgagagagatagcgaagaatttgaaaaaagaaaagcgaAAGTTATTGTGTTTGTACTAG